From the genome of Eucalyptus grandis isolate ANBG69807.140 chromosome 2, ASM1654582v1, whole genome shotgun sequence, one region includes:
- the LOC120290253 gene encoding uncharacterized protein LOC120290253: MKYTSPTRIMKDVGRGILIPQSNSYRHERVHAEFTESGVMLATLQSKWLLLFARNCLCSKMLKQVFCSLCTNNVLAQGVVASRYGILVLTSGVHSGQVLH, from the exons ATGAAGTACACCTCTCCGACGAGGATTATGAAGGACGTTGGGAGGGGGATCTTAATACCACAATCCAATTCTTATCGACATGAAAGAGTCCACGCTGAATTCACTGAGTCAG GTGTCATGCTCGCTACTCTACAATCAAAGTGGCTGCTTTTATTTGCTAGAAACTGTCTTTGTAGTAAGATGTTGAAGCAAGTGTTCTGCAGCCTGTGCACTAATAATGTTCTAGCGCAAGGTGTTGTTGCCTCTCGATATGGCATCCTTGTGCTGACAAGCGGTGTTCACAGTGGGCAGGTGCTTCATTGA
- the LOC104432366 gene encoding uncharacterized protein LOC104432366, protein MTADTCLQQASGCINSSLSLPGFFNEKVLFPSLEELKLSSMCQLKRIWHDQLHGQSFCKLTSLTVELCENLSHVFSSNPMDMLQSLNKIKVVRCPSLEALFEPISLSVEKRQKPLVLPALRELMLLNLSRLRDILESDCKVTLAFPRLMEVNVRGCHSLPYLFSSATAEILDKLVVLDVSYCNNLRGIIAMEEGKWKTLETLKFRQLSTLKLGDLENLISFYSMSCASDGLHPLFDEKVKFPNIESMEISHMNNLEKIWLDDLASNAFSKLKTLVVKDCEKLSSIFSSYTMFTRFQNLEKISVTDCGSLEAVFHVQEFNFSEACPTSTFQLRELVLTRLPKMKHVWSEHPQGGLTFGCLRCMEIVECERLKSLFPSSVAKSMTQLEELLVRECGVQEIIVEEDGVEMNARDLFFP, encoded by the exons ATGACAGCTGATACATGTTTACAACAAGCATCTGGTTGTATCAACTCTAGCTTGTCCTTGCCTGGCTTCTTCAATGAAAAG gttctttttccaagcttggaGGAATTGAAGCTTTCTTCCATGTGCCAATTAAAGAGGATATGGCACGATCAGCTCCACGGACAGTCCTTCTGCAAACTTACATCCCTCACTGTTGAACTTTGtgaaaatttgtcacatgttttTTCGTCAAATCCAATGGATATGTTGCAGAGCCTGAATAAAATTAAGGTAGTTAGGTGTCCCTCCTTGGAAGCATTATTTGAACCCATAAGTCTCAGCGTTGAGAAAAGGCAAAAGCCATTGGTCCTCCCTGCATTAAGAGAATTGATGTTGTTGAATCTATCAAGGCTGAGAGACATTTTGGAGAGTGATTGCAAAGTCACCTTGGCATTTCCTAGGCTGATGGAAGTGAACGTGAGGGGTTGTCACAGTTTGCCATATCTCTTCTCAAGTGCCACGGCTGAAATTCTCGATAAACTTGTGGTGCTTGATGTTTCCTATTGCAATAACTTGCGGGGCATAATTGcgatggaagaaggaaaatggaaaaccTTAGAGACTTTGAAGTTCCGTCAATTAAGCACACTCAAGCTTGGTGaccttgagaatttgattagtTTCTACTCAATGAGTTGTGCTAGTGATGGGTTACATCCTCTATTTGATGAAAAG gTTAAGTTTCCTAATATAGAGTCGATGGAGATCTCGCACATGAATAACTTGGAGAAGATATGGCTTGATGATCTTGCTTCAAATGCCTTTAGCAAACTCAAGACACTAGTAGTGAAGGATTGTGAGAAACTTTCATCCATATTTTCATCTTATACTATGTTCACAAGATTTCAAAACCTAGAGAAGATAAGTGTAACCGATTGTGGGTCCCTAGAAGCGGTATTTCACGTCCAAGAGTTCAATTTTAGTGAAGCTTGTCCTACAAGCACTTTTCAATTGAGAGAATTAGTTCTGACGCGGCTCCCAAAAATGAAGCACGTGTGGAGTGAACATCCTCAAGGAGGTCTCACCTTTGGATGCTTACGATGCATGGAGATTGTTGAGTGTGAGAGGCTCAAAAGTTTATTCCCAAGCTCGGTAGCAAAAAGCATGACACAACTTGAAGAACTTTTAGTACGGGAGTGTGGGGTGCAAGAAATTATTGTGGAGGAAGACGGAGTAGAGATGAATGCAAGGGATCTCTTCTTTCCGTGA